The following are from one region of the Acidobacteriota bacterium genome:
- the glpX gene encoding class II fructose-bisphosphatase, giving the protein MESDLALEFLRVVENAAIASARTMGQGDRPLSDQVATETMRKVMDTIPMRGTIVIGEGERDEAPMLYIGEQVGGKFPDGRDVPDVDIAVDPLEGTNLCATGAPGSITVLAASEKGGLLHAPDCYMEKIVVGPSCKNAIELDAPVGDNLKNIARRLHRGVDDLVIMVLDRPRHEKLIADIRKAGARIKLIGDGDLSAGIAAAVIGTGVHAVMGSGGAPEGVITAAAIRCLNGYMQGRLVINKPELEERITKMGIKDKNRIYEAEDLAPGKQLIFAATGVTEGALLKGVRFFGEGERTSSVILTLKTGKVRFIESIHLDKGPDVKVRFM; this is encoded by the coding sequence ATGGAGAGCGATCTGGCGCTGGAATTTCTGCGCGTGGTGGAAAACGCCGCGATTGCTTCGGCGCGCACCATGGGCCAGGGAGACCGCCCGCTCAGCGATCAAGTCGCCACCGAGACCATGCGCAAGGTCATGGATACGATTCCGATGCGCGGCACCATTGTGATCGGTGAAGGCGAGCGCGATGAAGCGCCCATGCTCTACATCGGCGAACAAGTGGGCGGCAAGTTTCCCGACGGACGCGACGTCCCCGATGTCGATATTGCAGTCGATCCCCTGGAAGGAACCAATCTGTGCGCCACTGGTGCACCCGGATCCATCACCGTTCTCGCCGCCTCCGAAAAAGGCGGCCTGCTGCACGCGCCTGATTGTTACATGGAAAAGATTGTGGTCGGCCCGTCCTGCAAGAATGCAATCGAACTCGATGCTCCGGTGGGTGACAACCTGAAGAATATCGCTCGGCGCCTGCATCGCGGGGTCGATGACCTGGTGATCATGGTGCTCGACCGTCCACGCCATGAAAAGCTCATTGCAGACATTCGCAAAGCCGGGGCACGCATCAAGCTGATCGGCGATGGCGACTTGTCGGCCGGGATCGCGGCCGCTGTCATCGGAACGGGTGTGCACGCGGTGATGGGATCAGGCGGCGCTCCTGAAGGCGTGATCACGGCAGCCGCGATCCGCTGCCTGAACGGTTACATGCAGGGACGGCTCGTCATCAACAAGCCCGAACTTGAGGAACGCATCACCAAGATGGGGATCAAAGACAAAAATCGCATCTACGAAGCGGAAGATCTTGCTCCTGGCAAACAATTGATCTTCGCCGCAACTGGAGTAACCGAAGGCGCGCTTCTGAAAGGCGTTCGTTTCTTTGGCGAAGGCGAACGCACATCGTCGGTCATTTTGACTCTGAAGACGGGCAAGGTGCGTTTCATTGAAAGCATCCACCTGGATAAAGGGCCGGATGTAAAAGTGAGGTTTATGTAG
- a CDS encoding isoprenylcysteine carboxylmethyltransferase family protein — MNKSVAPLLKTLLFTVVVPGTVAAYVPWVLRRKALPVGGPEEWAAIGLIVVGIAIYLYTAFWGFALIGGGTPAPIAPTKALVVRGLHHYIRNPMYIGVLLIVGGQAWLFHSRSIATYLLCLGVCFHVFVLLYEEPTLRRQFGEEYERYCATVPRWFPKISK, encoded by the coding sequence ATGAACAAGTCCGTCGCGCCGTTGCTGAAGACGCTGCTCTTCACCGTGGTCGTACCGGGAACTGTCGCCGCCTATGTACCGTGGGTGCTGAGGCGGAAGGCCCTCCCGGTGGGTGGCCCTGAGGAATGGGCGGCGATCGGCCTCATTGTTGTGGGCATTGCAATCTATCTTTACACCGCATTCTGGGGATTCGCGCTCATCGGTGGAGGAACTCCAGCGCCCATCGCACCGACGAAAGCGCTGGTCGTGCGCGGACTGCACCACTACATCCGGAACCCGATGTACATCGGAGTCCTGCTCATCGTCGGCGGACAGGCATGGCTGTTCCATTCGCGTTCCATCGCGACCTACTTGCTTTGCCTGGGAGTGTGCTTCCACGTGTTCGTGCTGCTCTACGAAGAACCCACACTGCGAAGGCAGTTCGGCGAGGAATACGAACGGTATTGCGCCACCGTGCCGCGCTGGTTCCCGAAGATCAGCAAATGA
- a CDS encoding VCBS repeat-containing protein: MTSNDLQTKYLRVLTRTISIAAIVMCAGVLAQAQTLPIAFPSPTTFAATPNCCPSTIAVATGDFNGDGKLDVVNLDTGSNLNVMLGKGDGTFQTPITLNIAAPNIFPEAIAVGDFNGDHQLDVAVWAVSEISANSEVHIFLGNGAGSLTFSATYSAPASSTFNPGPNSIVASDVNGDGKLDLVAMTPENGVFVFLGKGDGSLQPPVAYTAVCGGSIINCGGLAVGDLNGDNKPDLALNTNATTGGGMTILLNNGNGTFGTPTYYPVGIAGVFAANDIAIGDVNGDKKPDVVITGSSVSAIVYLNQGSGTFAVNGTLGTVSLNPTNNIVLADINNDKKLDIIVPDGFGNVFTFFGKAKGKFTAGPAYPLQACNDCSNFLVAMGDFNGDGTLDLLESNGLDTITVSLGRGDGSFQTSQLYNFTGINQAGNLVTADFNGDGLPDIAQSLAGSAAGKIGINLGSSNGAPGTTTFATASTCTANFVWSVATGDVNGDGKADLVATLNGNGGGGCQLNTVAVMLGLGTGKFKKAVYYSTGATTQEEVVHLADLNGDGKLDIVTENADGTFSVLLNKGNGTYNSGTLITSIHSINPTPNVVAFADFNGDDKMDIAVATKGNVSDVFVLPGNGNGTFGAPIQTATPYFPITLAAADFNKDGKADVLVTTGANGCTNNNLGYAFLKGNGNGTFTPGTLNCLSMSAPQVPVVVDLNGDGKLDVIIPYVVGNNQPAGPAILQGNGDGTFTTAQNFYTGRAATSAVVADFNGDGMPDVALVNTNVPSFISVMLNSTQPVSVSPLNVNYGSVTVGAKKADAVILTNNQKTSLAINSVTVGGADPGNFTAKSACGSSRKAGWDCTITVTFLPTVTGARSATMSIKDGVGTQIVQLNGTGK; this comes from the coding sequence ATGACTTCGAATGATCTGCAGACCAAGTATTTGCGCGTGCTGACCAGGACAATCAGCATCGCTGCTATCGTGATGTGCGCCGGAGTTCTGGCGCAGGCACAAACTCTTCCCATCGCATTCCCGTCGCCCACAACTTTCGCTGCGACGCCGAATTGTTGCCCCTCAACCATCGCGGTCGCCACCGGAGACTTCAACGGCGACGGCAAGCTAGATGTGGTCAACCTCGATACCGGTTCCAATCTCAACGTGATGTTGGGGAAAGGGGACGGCACGTTCCAAACGCCGATCACTCTCAACATCGCGGCACCCAATATTTTTCCCGAGGCGATCGCAGTAGGCGACTTTAACGGTGACCACCAGCTCGACGTAGCCGTGTGGGCGGTCAGTGAAATTAGCGCCAACTCAGAGGTTCATATTTTTCTGGGGAATGGCGCCGGCAGCCTAACGTTCAGTGCGACGTATTCGGCGCCCGCCAGCAGCACGTTCAATCCAGGACCGAACAGCATTGTGGCCAGCGACGTAAACGGCGACGGCAAGCTCGATCTCGTCGCGATGACTCCGGAGAACGGCGTGTTTGTTTTTCTGGGCAAAGGCGATGGCAGCCTTCAGCCGCCCGTGGCCTACACCGCAGTTTGCGGCGGCAGCATCATCAACTGTGGCGGACTGGCGGTCGGCGATCTGAATGGCGATAACAAACCTGATCTCGCTCTCAATACAAACGCCACCACGGGTGGCGGGATGACCATTCTACTGAACAACGGCAACGGCACATTTGGAACACCTACCTACTATCCTGTTGGAATCGCAGGTGTCTTTGCCGCCAACGACATCGCCATCGGCGACGTGAACGGCGACAAGAAACCAGATGTGGTCATCACGGGCAGTAGTGTCAGTGCCATTGTCTATCTCAATCAGGGGAGCGGTACGTTCGCAGTCAATGGAACGCTCGGTACCGTGAGTCTCAACCCCACCAACAACATTGTGCTGGCGGACATCAACAACGACAAGAAACTCGACATCATTGTTCCCGATGGATTTGGCAACGTGTTCACGTTTTTCGGCAAAGCCAAAGGCAAGTTCACCGCCGGACCCGCTTACCCGCTACAAGCCTGCAACGATTGCAGCAATTTTCTCGTCGCGATGGGCGATTTCAACGGCGACGGCACGCTCGATCTGCTGGAGAGCAACGGCCTCGATACGATCACGGTGTCGCTCGGCCGCGGCGATGGCAGTTTCCAGACCAGCCAGCTTTACAACTTCACCGGCATCAATCAAGCCGGCAACCTCGTGACCGCGGATTTCAACGGCGACGGTTTGCCGGATATCGCGCAGTCCCTGGCCGGGAGCGCCGCCGGAAAAATCGGGATCAACCTCGGCAGTTCCAATGGCGCGCCCGGAACGACAACCTTCGCGACCGCCAGCACCTGCACCGCGAATTTCGTCTGGTCAGTTGCCACCGGCGACGTGAACGGTGACGGCAAAGCCGACCTGGTTGCGACGCTCAACGGAAACGGCGGCGGCGGATGCCAACTCAACACCGTAGCCGTGATGCTTGGATTGGGGACAGGCAAATTCAAGAAAGCTGTCTACTATTCCACCGGCGCAACCACGCAGGAGGAGGTCGTTCATCTGGCTGACTTGAACGGCGATGGCAAACTGGACATCGTCACGGAAAATGCAGACGGCACGTTCAGCGTTCTGCTGAATAAAGGCAACGGCACCTACAACTCAGGAACGCTGATCACCAGCATTCACTCCATCAATCCAACCCCTAACGTTGTCGCCTTCGCCGACTTCAACGGCGACGACAAGATGGACATCGCAGTGGCGACCAAGGGCAATGTCAGCGACGTCTTCGTCCTGCCGGGGAATGGCAATGGGACATTTGGCGCACCCATCCAAACCGCCACGCCATATTTTCCAATCACGCTGGCCGCCGCGGATTTCAACAAGGACGGAAAGGCCGACGTGCTCGTCACTACGGGCGCCAACGGCTGCACCAACAACAATCTCGGCTACGCGTTCCTGAAGGGGAATGGCAACGGGACGTTTACGCCGGGCACACTGAATTGTCTATCGATGAGCGCACCTCAAGTCCCGGTCGTGGTCGATCTCAATGGAGATGGAAAGCTCGACGTAATCATTCCCTACGTCGTCGGCAACAACCAGCCCGCGGGCCCGGCGATTCTCCAGGGAAATGGCGACGGCACGTTCACCACTGCCCAGAATTTTTATACCGGACGGGCAGCCACCAGCGCCGTTGTTGCCGATTTCAACGGCGACGGCATGCCGGACGTCGCACTCGTCAACACGAACGTCCCCAGCTTCATTTCCGTCATGCTGAACAGCACGCAACCGGTCAGCGTCTCGCCGCTCAACGTGAACTACGGATCGGTCACCGTCGGCGCGAAGAAGGCCGACGCTGTGATTCTCACCAATAACCAGAAGACGTCGCTGGCGATCAACAGTGTCACGGTTGGGGGCGCCGATCCGGGCAACTTCACCGCGAAGTCAGCTTGCGGATCGAGCCGCAAGGCAGGCTGGGACTGCACCATCACGGTGACATTCCTGCCCACGGTCACGGGGGCGCGAAGCGCGACCATGTCCATCAAGGACGGAGTGGGTACGCAGATCGTGCAACTCAACGGCACTGGCAAGTAG
- a CDS encoding acyl-CoA dehydrogenase family protein, which translates to MPAIKFRGVDFIGFDTLLSDDERLVRDTARKFIEDNLVPIIEECNRAGRFPRELVKPMADLGFFGASLEGYGCAGMSNVEYGLVTQELERGDSGVRSFVSVQSALVMYPIYAFGTDEQKNTWLPAMQKGEKLGCFGLTEPGFGSNPGGMRTRAKKVGKEYVLNGEKMWITSGSIADVAVIWAKVEDEGDKVRGFLVETDRPGFKADDIHGKWSLRASVTSGLSLQDVRIPESNLLPKSGGLKSPLMCLNQARYGISWGAIGAAMSCYDCALQYALLRKQFRDQPIASHQLIQEKLAWMISEITKAQLLCLQVGRLKDSGKVEHQHISMAKRNNVWMALECARMSRDILGANGVADDYPIMRHLMNLESVKTYEGTHDIHTLIIGANVTGIDAF; encoded by the coding sequence ATGCCAGCCATCAAGTTCCGTGGTGTCGATTTTATCGGGTTCGATACGTTACTCAGCGACGACGAGCGGCTCGTCCGCGATACGGCGCGCAAGTTCATTGAAGACAATCTCGTCCCGATTATCGAAGAGTGCAACCGTGCCGGGCGCTTTCCGCGCGAACTGGTCAAGCCCATGGCGGATCTCGGATTCTTTGGCGCGTCGCTTGAAGGCTACGGCTGCGCCGGCATGTCGAACGTCGAATACGGACTGGTCACACAGGAACTGGAACGCGGAGACTCCGGCGTGCGTTCGTTCGTGAGCGTGCAATCGGCGCTGGTGATGTATCCCATCTACGCGTTCGGAACTGACGAACAGAAAAACACCTGGCTGCCCGCCATGCAGAAAGGCGAAAAGCTGGGCTGCTTCGGACTCACCGAGCCCGGCTTCGGATCGAATCCCGGCGGCATGCGCACCCGCGCCAAGAAAGTGGGCAAAGAGTACGTACTGAACGGCGAGAAGATGTGGATCACCTCGGGTTCGATCGCCGATGTCGCCGTGATCTGGGCGAAAGTGGAAGATGAAGGCGACAAAGTCCGGGGCTTCCTCGTCGAAACCGACCGTCCCGGGTTCAAGGCTGACGACATTCATGGCAAGTGGTCACTGCGCGCATCGGTCACATCGGGACTGTCGCTGCAAGACGTTCGAATTCCAGAATCGAACCTGCTGCCGAAATCAGGCGGCTTGAAATCTCCGCTGATGTGCCTGAACCAGGCGCGCTACGGAATTTCCTGGGGAGCGATCGGCGCAGCCATGTCTTGCTACGACTGCGCGCTGCAATACGCGTTGCTGCGCAAACAGTTCCGCGATCAACCGATCGCCTCACACCAACTCATCCAGGAAAAACTCGCGTGGATGATCAGCGAGATTACCAAAGCGCAATTGCTCTGCTTGCAAGTGGGACGATTGAAAGACTCCGGCAAAGTCGAGCACCAGCACATCTCGATGGCGAAGCGGAACAACGTCTGGATGGCCCTCGAGTGCGCCCGCATGTCCCGCGACATTCTCGGCGCGAACGGCGTGGCCGACGATTATCCGATCATGCGGCATCTGATGAACCTGGAAAGCGTGAAGACCTACGAAGGCACGCACGACATTCACACGCTGATCATTGGGGCCAATGTGACGGGGATTGACGCGTTCTAG
- a CDS encoding carboxymuconolactone decarboxylase family protein: MPDRTEPTYIFSDQQVAEKSAIARKFLDIRTHLNEHVDKADNFLVKRFYNLDHNTYLEGALSAKSKELMGLAASAVLRCDDCISYHIIQSYRLGATRAEQEETINVALVVGGSIVVPHLRRAYELLSELYV; the protein is encoded by the coding sequence ATGCCTGACCGCACCGAGCCCACTTATATTTTTTCCGACCAGCAGGTCGCCGAAAAGAGCGCGATCGCGCGCAAGTTCCTCGACATCCGCACCCACTTGAATGAGCACGTCGACAAGGCGGACAACTTTCTCGTCAAACGCTTTTACAACCTCGATCACAATACCTATCTGGAAGGCGCGCTGTCGGCGAAGAGCAAGGAGTTGATGGGACTAGCGGCCTCAGCGGTCCTGCGCTGCGACGACTGCATCAGCTACCACATCATCCAGTCGTATCGGCTGGGCGCGACGCGCGCGGAACAGGAAGAAACCATCAACGTGGCACTGGTGGTCGGCGGCAGCATCGTGGTCCCGCATCTGCGGAGGGCGTATGAACTGTTGTCGGAGTTGTACGTTTAG
- a CDS encoding DUF4097 family beta strand repeat protein — MASPVINPRPARSIAGPVVLILVGLLFLLVTLGVLNLSSFLTYYGRYWPAVLILWGVIKLIEHEQAKGSGQPARGIGAGGVFLCLFIVMSGIAATQFLRVWPNIKDQIQIGDDQDLQDFFGGTSYDYSDELSKEFPAGGTLRINNERGGVTINVANDSHTLKVSVRKKVRAEKQYDADSYNTKTKPEITVNDKIVTLNANTQGAGDKGVTTDMDVYIPRNVELVITSRRGDVAITGVTGNAAINHQHGEVNVSDHTGNVTIDMEGGSSRVSHVKGDVTISGHGNEVAVEDVDGMAHLNGEFQESVRLVRISKTVGFKSARTDMEFSRLDGRLDLDSGDLRADSMTGPVRLITRSKDISLDGLSGDLRLQDDNGTVEVGVHKAGNIQIENRKGDIQVTLAPNTAVRVEARSRGGEISSDFSELQITNGETQASATGSIGSNGPNLVINNEHGTVEIRKGNVAVTPPAPPDVPGAPSKPTKATKALPAPKAAPVETEN, encoded by the coding sequence GTGGCTAGCCCGGTCATCAATCCGCGGCCCGCGCGCTCGATTGCAGGGCCCGTCGTTCTGATCCTGGTGGGATTGTTGTTCCTGCTGGTCACGTTGGGCGTATTGAATCTCTCCTCGTTTCTCACGTACTACGGCCGATACTGGCCAGCGGTACTGATTCTGTGGGGTGTAATCAAGCTGATTGAGCACGAGCAAGCCAAGGGATCGGGCCAGCCGGCTCGCGGGATCGGCGCTGGCGGCGTGTTCCTGTGCCTGTTCATTGTCATGTCCGGAATTGCGGCGACGCAGTTTCTGCGGGTGTGGCCGAACATCAAGGACCAAATCCAGATCGGTGACGACCAGGACCTCCAAGATTTCTTCGGAGGAACGTCCTACGATTACAGCGACGAACTGAGCAAGGAGTTCCCTGCCGGTGGAACGCTGCGCATCAATAACGAACGTGGCGGCGTAACCATCAACGTAGCCAATGACAGCCACACGCTGAAGGTCTCCGTTCGCAAGAAAGTTCGCGCGGAAAAGCAGTACGACGCCGACAGCTATAACACCAAGACCAAGCCCGAAATTACCGTTAACGACAAGATCGTCACCCTCAATGCCAACACCCAGGGAGCGGGGGACAAGGGCGTCACGACGGACATGGACGTCTATATCCCGCGCAATGTGGAATTGGTAATCACCAGCCGGCGCGGAGACGTTGCCATTACCGGTGTGACTGGCAATGCCGCCATCAATCATCAACACGGCGAAGTCAACGTCAGCGACCACACCGGCAACGTCACGATCGATATGGAAGGCGGCTCCTCACGCGTCTCGCACGTGAAAGGCGATGTCACCATCTCCGGCCATGGCAATGAAGTCGCGGTCGAAGATGTGGATGGCATGGCTCACTTGAACGGCGAATTTCAGGAGAGCGTGCGCCTGGTACGAATCTCAAAGACCGTGGGCTTCAAGTCGGCTCGCACCGACATGGAATTCTCGCGGCTCGACGGCCGCCTTGATCTCGATTCCGGCGACCTGCGCGCCGATTCGATGACTGGCCCCGTGCGTCTGATTACTCGCTCGAAAGACATCAGCCTGGACGGATTGTCCGGTGACCTGCGTCTGCAGGATGACAATGGGACGGTCGAAGTCGGCGTCCACAAAGCGGGCAACATTCAGATCGAAAACCGCAAAGGCGACATTCAAGTAACACTCGCGCCGAATACTGCCGTGAGAGTCGAAGCGCGTTCGCGAGGCGGCGAGATTTCCAGCGACTTCAGCGAACTGCAAATCACCAACGGGGAAACCCAGGCCAGCGCCACCGGTTCAATCGGAAGCAACGGTCCGAACCTCGTGATCAACAACGAGCACGGCACTGTCGAGATTCGCAAAGGCAACGTAGCCGTCACTCCGCCTGCGCCTCCCGACGTTCCAGGAGCGCCGTCGAAACCGACGAAGGCAACGAAAGCATTGCCAGCACCGAAGGCAGCACCGGTCGAGACCGAGAATTAG
- a CDS encoding winged helix-turn-helix domain-containing protein, which translates to MGSLQVPPVLVRFGVFEADLRAGELRRNGVRVRLQDLPFRVLTLLVSRPGEVITREEFRQALWPPDVFVDFEQSISSAVMRLRDALNDSADNPIFIQTIERRGYRWIGPIQSHTMDPVVPDQAPPAAQMKESLNSVARDAMGSTPPAQQSNTKTRRRLIAAAILALLVVAGFLLWRWQRPAPISSIAVLPFDNLSAPSFNDAFSDGLTDEIAASVSHLDGVRVAGRRSAYVFKGKHDDLREIGSRLNVEAVVEGSVQRAADRTHVTVELNRTRDGFTIWSQTYDGTTSDWMQIESQIAGSIARALARKISPTTPASHDPEAHALYLEARYQWNQRNYPAELKSVDLLQQAIARDPNYALAWAGLADSLIAIGDVEEVDPAAYLPRARDAALKALQLDSSLAEPHAALGMVAAHYDYDWPTAEREYKKAFELNPNYASAHQYYALGLMAHGRFAEAEAQLDTARRLDPLALIVDVDLALLRKFQRNFDAVIDVSKSILQRDPNYHLGYSMLTTGYLCERRWDDWRAADAKVPQGEFLRAIANGHRDEIDRAFRKLTDEAKAGGRRPYDVGHYGLMKGDRSMALDWLEKSYQHHDYWMLFINVDPEYDPIRSEPRFQAILHRLGVG; encoded by the coding sequence ATGGGTTCTCTACAGGTCCCTCCAGTTCTCGTTCGCTTCGGTGTGTTTGAAGCCGACCTCCGCGCCGGAGAGCTGCGGAGGAACGGCGTCCGGGTAAGGCTGCAAGACCTGCCTTTTCGAGTTCTAACCCTGCTGGTGAGCCGTCCCGGTGAAGTGATTACGCGCGAGGAGTTCCGTCAGGCACTCTGGCCGCCCGATGTCTTTGTGGACTTTGAGCAAAGCATCAGCAGCGCGGTCATGCGGCTGCGCGACGCACTCAACGACTCGGCCGACAATCCGATTTTCATTCAGACCATCGAACGCCGCGGCTACCGCTGGATTGGCCCCATACAAAGCCACACCATGGACCCGGTCGTGCCGGATCAGGCACCACCGGCGGCGCAGATGAAAGAGAGTCTCAATTCTGTCGCACGCGATGCGATGGGATCGACGCCGCCCGCCCAGCAAAGCAACACCAAAACGCGCCGGCGTCTGATAGCGGCTGCAATCCTCGCCCTATTAGTCGTGGCCGGATTCCTGCTGTGGCGGTGGCAGCGCCCAGCTCCGATTTCGTCGATCGCTGTGTTGCCCTTCGACAACCTCAGCGCTCCATCATTCAACGACGCTTTCAGCGACGGATTGACCGACGAAATCGCTGCCTCCGTTTCGCATCTGGACGGCGTCCGCGTGGCCGGGCGCCGCTCCGCCTATGTGTTCAAAGGCAAGCATGACGATCTGCGCGAGATTGGTTCCCGCTTAAATGTTGAAGCTGTAGTGGAAGGCAGTGTCCAGCGCGCCGCCGATCGCACGCATGTCACCGTGGAACTGAATCGTACGCGCGATGGATTCACGATCTGGAGCCAAACCTACGACGGCACCACCAGCGACTGGATGCAGATCGAATCGCAAATTGCCGGCTCGATTGCACGGGCGCTGGCGCGGAAGATTTCTCCGACCACCCCGGCGTCTCACGACCCCGAAGCACACGCTTTGTACCTGGAGGCGCGCTATCAGTGGAATCAGCGAAACTATCCCGCCGAACTCAAGAGCGTGGACCTGCTGCAGCAAGCGATCGCGCGCGATCCGAACTACGCGCTGGCTTGGGCAGGACTCGCCGATTCTCTGATTGCCATCGGGGATGTGGAAGAGGTTGATCCCGCCGCCTATTTACCGCGCGCCCGCGATGCGGCCCTCAAGGCTCTGCAACTGGATTCATCGCTCGCCGAACCGCACGCCGCGCTGGGGATGGTTGCCGCCCATTACGACTACGACTGGCCCACCGCTGAGCGCGAATACAAGAAGGCGTTTGAGTTGAATCCCAACTACGCCAGCGCGCACCAGTACTACGCTCTGGGCCTGATGGCTCATGGCCGCTTTGCCGAAGCCGAAGCGCAGCTCGATACGGCCCGCCGCCTCGATCCGCTGGCGCTCATTGTGGACGTCGATCTCGCTCTGCTGCGCAAGTTCCAACGCAATTTCGATGCCGTGATTGACGTTTCGAAAAGCATCCTGCAACGCGATCCCAACTACCATCTCGGCTACAGCATGCTGACCACGGGATATCTCTGCGAACGCCGCTGGGATGACTGGCGTGCAGCCGACGCGAAAGTTCCCCAGGGAGAGTTCCTGCGCGCCATAGCGAATGGACACCGCGATGAAATCGATCGTGCCTTTCGCAAGTTGACCGACGAAGCCAAGGCCGGCGGTCGTCGGCCTTATGATGTTGGGCACTACGGACTGATGAAGGGAGACCGGTCCATGGCTCTCGACTGGCTGGAAAAGTCGTACCAGCACCACGACTACTGGATGCTGTTCATCAACGTCGATCCAGAGTATGACCCGATCCGATCCGAGCCGCGCTTCCAGGCGATCTTGCACCGTCTTGGGGTTGGTTAG
- a CDS encoding sigma-70 family RNA polymerase sigma factor: MDEAQVVGLLVRRCIAGDSAAWEDIVQRHHRRIYNICYRFAGTSDDAQDLTQEVFIKMYRTLGSYDASKGAFMTWVTTVTRNLLVDHFRKTKQDRMTDSLDTAPSEHEDAQPLSAQIADPSKSAHEQVQSRETKEAVHQALQKLSPELREAVILRDLQDMDYKEIAGALKVPEGTVKSRINRGRAELARLLQRTYRQVI; this comes from the coding sequence GTGGACGAGGCTCAGGTCGTCGGATTGCTGGTCCGTCGCTGCATTGCCGGCGACTCGGCTGCCTGGGAGGACATCGTTCAGCGCCACCACCGGCGCATCTACAACATCTGCTACCGCTTCGCAGGGACCTCCGACGACGCCCAGGATCTGACCCAGGAAGTATTCATCAAGATGTATCGCACCCTTGGCTCCTATGACGCGAGCAAGGGCGCGTTCATGACCTGGGTTACGACCGTAACCCGCAACCTGCTGGTCGACCACTTCCGCAAGACCAAGCAAGACCGGATGACAGACTCGCTGGATACGGCTCCTTCCGAGCACGAGGACGCCCAGCCGCTCTCCGCGCAGATTGCGGACCCCTCGAAATCAGCCCATGAGCAGGTCCAAAGCCGGGAAACGAAGGAAGCGGTCCACCAGGCCCTCCAGAAGCTGTCTCCGGAGCTGCGCGAGGCCGTGATCCTGCGGGATCTGCAAGATATGGATTACAAAGAAATTGCAGGCGCTTTAAAGGTCCCGGAAGGGACCGTGAAGTCAAGAATTAATCGGGGGCGAGCGGAACTTGCACGCCTACTTCAACGTACATACAGGCAGGTGATCTGA
- a CDS encoding zf-HC2 domain-containing protein produces MPGETKHGIECSQFEALLSEALDGQLSGSQKQSFEAHGRICKLCGPLLADALVGQQLLKSLEEVEPPVHLLHNILASTSGISSARLLVNSPERRSTGERVRQWWDSIITPTSTFVRQPRFVMSFGMIFFSFSLALSAAGVKPSDMAKIDVRPSAIKRSYYTTQGKVVKFYENIRFVYEIESRVREFKRSTTPAEAEPAKPNQNRKNNNDTSGQPDQKQERNYSRGENQPVLADLQELPPAVKVTTNRRIV; encoded by the coding sequence ATGCCAGGCGAAACCAAACACGGGATCGAGTGCAGCCAGTTTGAGGCCCTCCTCAGCGAAGCGCTCGACGGCCAGCTGAGCGGCTCTCAAAAGCAGAGCTTCGAAGCGCATGGAAGGATCTGCAAGCTTTGCGGACCTCTCCTCGCTGACGCTCTGGTCGGGCAGCAGTTGCTGAAGTCGCTCGAAGAAGTCGAACCGCCGGTTCACCTTCTCCACAATATTCTGGCGTCGACCAGCGGAATTTCGAGTGCGCGTTTGTTGGTCAACTCGCCAGAACGTCGCAGCACGGGCGAACGCGTCCGGCAGTGGTGGGATTCGATCATCACGCCGACGTCGACATTCGTTCGGCAGCCGCGCTTCGTGATGTCGTTCGGAATGATTTTCTTTTCATTCTCGCTGGCCTTGAGTGCAGCGGGCGTGAAGCCGTCTGACATGGCGAAGATCGACGTGCGGCCTTCCGCCATCAAGCGGTCGTATTACACCACGCAAGGCAAAGTAGTGAAGTTTTACGAGAACATTCGTTTCGTTTACGAAATCGAATCCAGGGTGCGCGAGTTCAAACGGTCGACAACTCCGGCGGAAGCTGAACCCGCGAAACCAAACCAGAACCGCAAGAACAACAACGACACAAGTGGACAACCAGACCAGAAACAGGAACGCAACTATTCCCGGGGCGAAAATCAACCGGTATTAGCGGACTTGCAGGAACTGCCACCTGCCGTGAAGGTGACCACGAACAGGAGGATCGTATGA